Proteins from a genomic interval of Lolium perenne isolate Kyuss_39 chromosome 1, Kyuss_2.0, whole genome shotgun sequence:
- the LOC127312927 gene encoding BTB/POZ and MATH domain-containing protein 1-like, translating to MADLSDPVKGKGAPRVRIDNMEAKVFKAMLHFIYTDTLPEIGEEEIVEMAQHLLVAADRFNIERLKWICEEILCKHIRKDTAATMLALAEQRGCDGLRDACLKFFSSLDMLKAVVATDGFTHLRSSCPSILEVLVTNVAP from the coding sequence ATGGCGGACCTCTCTGATCCTGTGAAAGGGAAGGGGGCACCCCGTGTACGGATTGACAACATGGAAGCTAAAGTCTTCAAGGCGATGCTCCACTTCATCTACACGGACACGTTGCCCGAGATTGGCGAGGAAGAAATTGTGGAGATGGCACAACATTTGCTCGTCGCTGCAGATAGGTTTAACATCGAGAGGCTCAAATGGATATGCGAAGAGATACTGTGCAAGCACATCCGCAAAGACACTGCGGCGACTATGTTGGCGTTGGCTGAGCAGCGTGGTTGTGACGGTCTCAGAGATGCGTGCTTGAAGTTCTTCTCTTCTCTTGACATGCTGAAGGCAGTCGTGGCAACAGATGGCTTTACGCATCTGAGGAGCAGCTGTCCGTCAATCCTAGAGGTGCTGGTCACCAATGTTGCTCCCTGA
- the LOC127336457 gene encoding BTB/POZ and MATH domain-containing protein 1-like, which produces MSSSSTSWNSVLCATLLLQLVAGQLVNATSSSPSSASAIVAEAVSGWHDLKIEGYSLTKGLGKGRFIRSETFVNACYRWCIKYYPDGEVSHGPDWIAMQVQRDDSTDGKDIMAKLSINLLDHDGRPVALHSKIDDRFDRYRPKDSTGFIRFMKKKDLEESEYLKDDCFSIRCHFTIKNQTRTIVREPRASPSITVPPSNLHLHLLDLLRSGHGADLEHH; this is translated from the coding sequence ATGTCCAGCTCCTCAACCAGCTGGAACTCCGTTCTCTGTGCTACTCTGTTGCTGCAGCTAGTAGCAGGCCAGCTTGTCAATGCAACAAGCTCCTCTCCCTCCTCCGCGTCGGCCATTGTCGCCGAGGCCGTGTCCGGGTGGCACGACCTCAAGATCGAGGGGTACTCCCTAACGAAGGGGCTCGGCAAAGGACGGTTCATCAGATCTGAAACTTTTGTCAACGCATGCTATCGCTGGTGCATCAAATACTACCCCGACGGCGAGGTCTCGCACGGCCCCGACTGGATTGCTATGCAGGTGCAACGTGATGATAGCACCGATGGCAAGGACATCATGGCGAAACTCTCCATCAATTTACTTGACCACGATGGCCGGCCGGTGGCATTGCACAGCAAGATAGACGATCGATTCGATAGATACCGTCCAAAAGATTCGACGGGGTTTATCAGGTTCATGAAGAAGAAAGATCTGGAGGAATCAGAGTATCTCAAGGATGACTGCTTCAGCATCAGGTGTCATTTCACCATCAAGAATCAGACCCGAACCATCGTGAGGGAGCCACGTGCCTCACCGTCCATCACCGTGCCGCCGTCCAACTTGCACCTGCACCTGCTCGACCTCCTCAGAAGCGGACATGGAGCGGACTTAGAGCATCACTAG